One genomic window of Ziziphus jujuba cultivar Dongzao chromosome 4, ASM3175591v1 includes the following:
- the LOC107414142 gene encoding glycine-rich cell wall structural protein 1-like produces MDASPKWVSLSLLILCIALHLSAITLGDDKLDETRFRDYDCPWGRRCRGRFGGRGPRGPGFGRGGGIGGGAGGGGGFGGGGGGGLGGGAGGGVGVGGGSGHGGGIGAGGGVGGGAGGGVGGGGGFGGGGGGGVGGGSGHGGGFGAGGGLGGGAGGGAGGGGGGGGGGGGGGGIGGGSGHGGGFGAGGGVGGGAGGGLGGGGGGGGGGGGGGGGGVGGGSGHGGGFGAGGGVGGGAGGGVGGGGGAGGGGGGGVGVGSGHGGGFGAGGGAGGGHGGGFGIGIGIGIGVGAGAGHGSGSGSGSGGGGGH; encoded by the coding sequence ATGGATGCGTCTCCCAAATGGGTGTCCTTGAGTCTCCTCATCCTTTGCATTGCCCTCCATCTTAGTGCAATCACACTTGGAGATGACAAGCTCGACGAAACTAGATTCCGCGACTATGACTGTCCATGGGGTCGGCGATGCCGGGGTAGGTTCGGTGGCCGCGGACCCCGTGGTCCTGGTTTTGGTAGAGGCGGTGGCATTGGTGGTGGAGCGGGAGGAGGAGGAGGCTTtggtggaggtggtggtggaggtCTAGGGGGTGGTGCAGGAGGGGGTGTTGGTGTTGGAGGTGGGTCTGGCCATGGCGGAGGCATTGGAGCTGGAGGAGGAGTCGGTGGTGGTGCCGGAGGAGgtgttggtggtggtgggggATTTGGTGGCGGAGGAGGAGGTGGTGTTGGAGGTGGGTCGGGTCATGGAGGAGGTTTTGGTGCTGGGGGCGGTCTAGGTGGTGGAGCTGGAGGAGGtgctggtggtggtggtggtggagggggAGGCGGAGGTGGAGGTGGTGGGATCGGTGGTGGGTCTGGACATGGTGGAGGTTTTGGTGCTGGAGGTGGTGTGGGTGGTGGGGCTGGAGGAGGACTaggaggaggtggtggtggaggcggaggtggaggtggaggagGAGGTGGTGGTGTAGGAGGAGGATCTGGGCATGGAGGCGGGTTCGGTGCAGGAGGAGGAGTAGGTGGCGGAGCCGGTGGAGGTGTAGGAGGGGGAGGAGGGgctggaggaggaggaggaggtggaGTAGGTGTAGGGTCAGGTCATGGAGGTGGATTTGGTGCAGGAGGTGGTGCCGGAGGTGGCCACGGTGGAGGATTTGGAATTGGAATCGGTATCGGCATTGGAGTCGGTGCAGGTGCTGGCCATGGATCTGGTAGCGGCTCAGGTAGTGGTGGAGGTGGTGGACATTAA
- the LOC107414178 gene encoding L-ascorbate oxidase homolog has protein sequence MGEYKSLCYVVLVSLIVSCITGEDPYRFYNWNVTYGDIYPLGLKQQGILINGQFPGPQIECVTNDNLIINVFNSLDEPFLISWNGVQQRRNSWQDGVYGTNCPIPPGQNFTYVLQVKDQIGSYFYFPSLAFHKAAGGFGGFKIASRSVIPVPFPPPAGDFTILAGDWYKQNHTDLKAILDGGHDLPFPDGLLINGRGSNGYTFTVDQGKTYRFRISNVGLTTSINFRIEGHKMLLVEVEGTHSLQNTYDSLDIHLGQSYSVLVTADQLAKDYYIVVSTRFTTQVLSTTSILHYGNSGSGVSGSPPGGPTTQIDWSLEQARSIRRNLSASGPRPNPQGSYHYGLINTTHTIRLANAAPIINGKQRYSVNSVSFIQPDTPLKLADYFKISGVFSLGSIPDSPTGGGGYLQTAVMNADFRGYAEIIFENAEEFVQSWHIDGHNFFIVGMDGGQWTPASRLSYNLRDTISRCTVQVYPNSWTAVYMPLDNVGMWNVRSENWVRQYLGQQFYLRVYSPANSWRDEYPIPRNALLCGRAVGHRTRSL, from the exons ATGGGTGAGTACAAGAGTTTATGTTATGTAGTGCTGGTGAGCCTTATTGTGAGCTGCATCACTGGAGAAGACCCATACAGGTTCTACAACTGGAATGTCACTTATGGAGATATCTATCCTCTTGGACTAAAACaacag GGAATATTGATAAATGGGCAATTTCCAGGGCCACAGATTGAGTGTGTCACTAATGATAACTTGATTATCAATGTTTTCAACAGCTTGGACGAACCTTTTCTCATATCCTG GAACGGTGTACAGCAGAGAAGAAATTCATGGCAGGATGGGGTTTATGGCACAAACTGTCCCATCCCACCAGGCCAAAACTTCACTTATGTTCTCCAGGTTAAGGATCAGATTGGCAGCTACTTCTACTTCCCTTCCCTTGCCTTCCACAAGGCTGCTGGAGGGTTTGGCGGCTTCAAAATTGCAAGCCGTTCTGTGATTCCAGTACCTTTCCCTCCTCCTGCTGGAGACTTCACCATTCTAGCTGGTGATTGGTACAAGCAAAATCACACT GATTTAAAAGCAATTTTAGATGGTGGACATGATCTTCCTTTCCCTGATGGGCTTCTTATCAATGGTCGAGGGTCAAATGGTTATACATTTACTGTTGATCAAG GAAAAACATACAGATTCCGGATATCAAACGTGGGGCTTACAACTTCGATCAATTTTAGAATTGAGGGCCACAAGATGCTGTTGGTTGAGGTAGAAGGCACGCACTCTCTCCAAAACACCTATGATTCCCTTGACATTCATTTGGGACAGTCTTACTCTGTCTTGGTTACAGCTGATCAACTGGCTAAAGATTACTACATTGTTGTATCAACACGTTTCACCACACAAGTCCTTTCGACAACCTCCATTCTTCATTACGGCAACTCAGGAAGTGGTGTTTCTGGTTCTCCCCCAGGTGGTCCAACAACTCAAATTGATTGGTCTCTTGAGCAAGCTCGATCTATCAG ACGTAATTTGTCAGCAAGTGGACCAAGACCTAATCCCCAAGGCTCCTACCATTATGGATTGATTAACACCACACATACGATCAGACTTGCTAATGCCGCTCCAATTATTAATGGCAAACAGAGATATTCTGTTAATAGTGTGTCCTTCATTCAACCTGACACACCACTTAAACTTGCTGACTACTTCAAGATCTCAGGGGTGTTCTCCCTTGGAAGCATCCCAGACAGCCCCACTGGTGGTGGTGGTTATCTCCAGACTGCTGTCATGAATGCAGATTTCAGAGGCTACGCCgagattatatttgagaatgcAGAAGAATTTGTTCAATCATGGCATATTGATGGtcacaatttctttattgtGGG GATGGATGGAGGACAGTGGACGCCTGCAAGCAGATTATCTTACAATCTGCGGGACACAATTTCTCGTTGCACTGTTCAG GTATATCCCAACTCATGGACTGCTGTTTACATGCCTTTGGACAATGTGGGGATGTGGAATGTAAGGTCTGAGAACTGGGTCCGCCAATACTTAGGCCAACAATTCTATCTCCGTGTATACTCCCCTGCAAATTCATGGAGAGATGAATATCCGATCCCTAGAAATGCTCTTTTGTGCGGTCGGGCAGTAGGCCATCGGACTAGGTCTCTGTAA